CCCGCCGGTCTGGACGGTCGCTGATTTGACCCGTTACCTTCGGGATTTGCTGGAAAGCGATGCCAACCTGGCCGATATCTGGGTGCAGGGGGAAGTGTCCAACGTCTCGCGTCCGCGTTCGGGGCACCTGTATTTTACCCTCAAAGACGCCAGGGCGCAGTTGCGCGTGGTGATGTGGAAGCCGCGCGTCATGCGCCTGCGCTTTCTGCCGCAAAACGGGCAACAAGTCGAGGTGCACGGCGCCATCAGCGTTTATGAGGCCGGGGGGCAGTACCAGTTGTACGCCGACACCATCCGCCCCTTGGGGGAAGGGGAATTCTACCGCGAGTTTTTGCGCCTCAAAGCCCGCCTGGAAGCCGAAGGGCTGTTCGATGAGGGGCGCAAGCGACCGGTGCCGCCCTTTCCGCGGCGCATCGGCATCGTGACCTCGCCCACAGGGGCGGCCCTGCGGGACATGTTGAACACCATCCGCCGGCGCTATCCTCTGGCCGAGGTGGTGCTGGCCCCCGCCCTGGTCCAGGGCGAGCAGGCGCCCGAGGCCATCATCCGCGCCCTGGAGGCCCTGAACACCTATGTCCGCCCGGATGTGATCCTCCTGGCCCGCGGGGGCGGCTTGGCCGAG
Above is a window of Anaerolineae bacterium DNA encoding:
- the xseA gene encoding exodeoxyribonuclease VII large subunit → MLEDLFNFNRPPVWTVADLTRYLRDLLESDANLADIWVQGEVSNVSRPRSGHLYFTLKDARAQLRVVMWKPRVMRLRFLPQNGQQVEVHGAISVYEAGGQYQLYADTIRPLGEGEFYREFLRLKARLEAEGLFDEGRKRPVPPFPRRIGIVTSPTGAALRDMLNTIRRRYPLAEVVLAPALVQGEQAPEAIIRALEALNTYVRPDVILLARGGGLAEDLWAFNDERVVRAVVASAAPVITGVGHQTDFTLVDFAADLRAPTPTAAAEKATPNRDDLRHDLRRLGQRLARALESRLRAERLRLRAVVA